From Penaeus chinensis breed Huanghai No. 1 chromosome 43, ASM1920278v2, whole genome shotgun sequence, a single genomic window includes:
- the LOC125048268 gene encoding general transcription factor 3C polypeptide 3-like isoform X4, translating to MNSSIKISELSGRDHVEEEDEEQQGDSQQNAYTDLMNMESCVTIPELGGTDHVEVEMIEAEPGDNDENEYEDGQQNEYTKLLNMEPMSASMTEFLEHAQLGEGSSTASTSAISDEAEVLGLTHSIPTIEADDVGEESYLGMTAVEAAGEETEDDEDTLTEPLDKQSQEELINRLMTDGMSFSEVAALWGEDADADSDVEDTPAMALNKTEEKEDHAAEFEKELNEQQRYQLKRKGGGEKRRRRRLPAALQGLMGEANLRYARQEYDEAIKMCMEVIRQFSHSPEPYQTLGMIYEEKKMANKSLQFLLIAAFLSPDAEEWEKLADLSLHQGDFQQAVFCWGRAIKANPQNLDYHWARCDLLERLGEKMKALKGYSHMLKYLRTDQGKDGLKLAKEIAKIHYENKDVHLARDAMETAFRKYPSYVTPEDVNLMLEVLMHQQEYTKCIEILINHAGVQLLNKHVGEEEFHSRSLEEQLSQATECYVPADLLIDLHTKLTVSLIHVKAFEISAPLVEQLMNESVEEFGDLYLDIAEAYMDVDFHEAALQLLRPLINSDHYNVAAVWLQYGESLAAVDQMEEAAEAYNKVVRLAPQHAEARLTLSSILQSLGRLDEALLILNQESDFEPLDSQLLFQRCKILLDQNLVDEFINAAKLLFRRHFIHIRNRDEAEAMISNKKLSNKYEAIRELRRSKNESLEDNGPAYTGPDVSIEDQWELFTSVCNILHEKKRFEELERMTFTALGSKEFMKDKERAREVEFMCLLACIYNESSYFAYNIMRELVIKNPENVRCWNLLNLIISKADDFRHNRFLLRLTHKHPDLVALGLLNGHNCLVAGTYKYSLAEYTGAFKQDPSNPLIPLMLGLTFTHMACQKFSGKKHSLVVQACAFLNTYVEMRGECQESMYNLGRAMHQLNLLPQAIHYYKQALTCQPVASLEGGPMLDLSREIAFNLALIYQNSGSPDLARMYMYKYIQI from the exons ATGAATTCAAGTATCAAGATATCAGAGCTAAGTGGAAGAGATCAtgtggaggaagaagatgaagaacaacagGGGGACTCGCAACAAAATGCATATACAGATCTTATGAAT ATGGAGTCATGTGTTACGATACCAGAACTAGGAGGGACAGACCATGTTGAGGTAGAGATGATTGAGGCCGAACCTGGCGACAacgatgaaaatgaatatgaagatggGCAGCAAAATGAATACACAAAGCTGCTGAAT ATGGAGCCAATGAGTGCATCTATGACTGAGTTTCTGGAACATGCTCAGCTAGGTGAAGGTTCCTCAACAGCTTCGACATCAGCTATTTCAGATGAAGCAGAAGTATTAGGGCTGACACAT TCCATTCCAACAATTGAAGCTGATGATGTTGGGGAAGAGAGCTATTTAGGAATGACTGCCGTTGAAGCAGCAGGCGAGGAaacagaagatgatgaagatacaCTGACGGAACCCCTTGACAAACAGAGCCAGGAAGAGCTCATAAATCGCCTCATGACAGATGGAATGTCCTTTTCTGAG GTTGCAGCTCTGTGGGGTGAGGATGCTGATGCTGATAGCGATGTGGAGGATACGCCAGCAATGGCACTGAAtaaaacggaggagaaggaggatcacGCAGCGGAATTCGAGAAGGAATTAAATGAACAGCAAAG ATATCAGTTGAAGCGCAAAGGTGGTggagagaagaggcgaagaaGGCGTCTGCCGGCTGCCCTCCAGGGTCTGATGGGAGAAGCCAATCTGCGTTATGCTCGGCAGGAGTATGACGAAGCTATCAAAATGTGCATGGAAGTCATTCGCCAGTTTTCTCATTCTCCAGAGCCGTACCAA ACACTAGGCATGATctatgaggagaagaagatggcAAACAAGAGTCTGCAGTTTCTGCTAATTGCTGCATTCCTCAGCCCTGATGCTGAGGAGTGGGAGAAATTGGCTGATTTGTCACTGCACCAG GGTGACTTCCAACAAGCCGTGTTCTGTTGGGGTCGAGCCATAAAAGCAAACCCCCAGAACCTTGACTACCACTGGGCTCGCTGCGACCTCTTGGAGCGCctaggagaaaaaatgaaggcaCTGAAGGGGTATTCCCACATGCTGAAGTACTTGAGAACTGACCAGGGCAAG GATGGATTAAAGCTAGCCAAAGAGATTGCAAAGATACACTATGAGAATAAAGATGTCCACTTAGCCCGAGATGCTATGGAAACCGCCTTCAGGAAGTACCCATCCTATGTTACCCCAGAGGATGTGAACTTAATGCTTGAGGTGTTAATGCATCAACAGGAGTATACAAAGTGTATAGAGATTCTTATCAATCATGCAGGAGTTCAGCTTTTGAACAAG caTGTTGGTGAAGAGGAATTCCACAGTCGCAGTTTAGAGGAGCAGTTATCCCAGGCAACTGAGTGTTATGTTCCTGCAGACTTATTGATTGATCTTCATACAAAATTGACTGTGTCCCTGATTCATGTGAAAGCATTTGAAATCAGTGCACCACTGGTTGAGCAGCTGATGAA TGAGTCAGTGGAGGAATTTGGTGACCTGTATTTAGACATTGCTGAAGCCTACATGGATGTTGATTTCCACGAAGCTGCCCTCCAACTGCTGCGTCCACTCATCAACTCGGATCACTATAATGTTGCTGCTGTTTGGCTTCAGTATGGGGAGAGTTTGGCAGCTGTTGACCAGATGGAGGAAGCTGCTGAGGCATACAATAAG GTGGTGAGACTGGCGCCGCAGCATGCCGAAGCCCGTCtgactctctcctccatcctgcAGTCGCTTGGCCGCCTGGATGAAGCTCTCCTCATCCTGAACCAAGAGAGTGACTTTGAGCCTTTGGACTCGCAGCTCCTCTTCCAGCGATGCAAGATCCTGCTTGATCAGAACCTTGTTGATGAATTCATTAATGCTGCTAAATTGCTGTTCAGGAGGCATTTTATTCACATTAG AAATCGAGATGAGGCAGAAGCCATGATCAGCAACAAGAAGCTGAGCAACAAATACGAGGCCATCAGAGAACTCCGGCGGTCCAAGAATGAGAGTCTGGAGGACAATGGACCAGCTTACACAGGGCCAGATGTGTCCATAGAAGATCAGTGGGAACTCTTTACCAGTGTGTGTAATATCCTTCATGAAAAGAAGAG GTTTGAAGAACTAGAAAGGATGACTTTCACAGCTCTTGGGTCTAAAGAATTTATGAAGGACAAGGAACGTGCAAGAGAGGTCGAGTTCATGTGCCTCTTAGCCTGTATCTACAATGAAAGCTCCTACTTTGCCTACAACATTATGAGAGAGCTGGTGATCAAGAACCCTGAGAATGTGAGATGCTGGAACCTCCTCAACCTCATCATCTCCAAAGCAGACGACTTCCGCCACAACCGTTTCCTGCTTCGCCTGACCCACAAACACCCAGACCTGGTGGCCCTGGGATTGCTCAACGGCCACAACTGTTTGGTGGCTGGCACCTACAAATATTCCTTAGCAGAGTACACAGGTGCCTTCAAGCAAGACCCAAGCAACCCCCTCATTCCACTCATGCTTGGACTGACATTCACCCACATGGCCTGCCAGAAATTCAGTGGGAAAAAGCACTCGCTGGTCGTGCAAGCCTGCGCATTCTTAAATACTTACGTTGAGATGCGCGGAGAGTGTCAGGAATCAATGTACAACTTGGGACGAGCCATGCACCAGCTGAATCTTCTCCCACAGGCTATCCACTACTACAAGCAAGCTCTTACCTGCCAGCCCGTTGCATCACTGGAAGGAGGCCCTATGTTAGACCTCTCAAGGGAAATTGCATTTAACCTTGCATTGATATATCAGAACAGTGGCTCTCCAGATTTGGcaagaatgtatatgtacaagtacataCAAATTTAG
- the LOC125048268 gene encoding general transcription factor 3C polypeptide 3-like isoform X1, producing the protein MDSRHQAKASSNPKAMNSSIKISELSGRDHVEEEDEEQQGDSQQNAYTDLMNMAPLNTAMTELLERGELPVGAITSAHVGSTEEVLGLPYMESCVTIPELGGTDHVEVEMIEAEPGDNDENEYEDGQQNEYTKLLNMEPMSASMTEFLEHAQLGEGSSTASTSAISDEAEVLGLTHSIPTIEADDVGEESYLGMTAVEAAGEETEDDEDTLTEPLDKQSQEELINRLMTDGMSFSEVAALWGEDADADSDVEDTPAMALNKTEEKEDHAAEFEKELNEQQRYQLKRKGGGEKRRRRRLPAALQGLMGEANLRYARQEYDEAIKMCMEVIRQFSHSPEPYQTLGMIYEEKKMANKSLQFLLIAAFLSPDAEEWEKLADLSLHQGDFQQAVFCWGRAIKANPQNLDYHWARCDLLERLGEKMKALKGYSHMLKYLRTDQGKDGLKLAKEIAKIHYENKDVHLARDAMETAFRKYPSYVTPEDVNLMLEVLMHQQEYTKCIEILINHAGVQLLNKHVGEEEFHSRSLEEQLSQATECYVPADLLIDLHTKLTVSLIHVKAFEISAPLVEQLMNESVEEFGDLYLDIAEAYMDVDFHEAALQLLRPLINSDHYNVAAVWLQYGESLAAVDQMEEAAEAYNKVVRLAPQHAEARLTLSSILQSLGRLDEALLILNQESDFEPLDSQLLFQRCKILLDQNLVDEFINAAKLLFRRHFIHIRNRDEAEAMISNKKLSNKYEAIRELRRSKNESLEDNGPAYTGPDVSIEDQWELFTSVCNILHEKKRFEELERMTFTALGSKEFMKDKERAREVEFMCLLACIYNESSYFAYNIMRELVIKNPENVRCWNLLNLIISKADDFRHNRFLLRLTHKHPDLVALGLLNGHNCLVAGTYKYSLAEYTGAFKQDPSNPLIPLMLGLTFTHMACQKFSGKKHSLVVQACAFLNTYVEMRGECQESMYNLGRAMHQLNLLPQAIHYYKQALTCQPVASLEGGPMLDLSREIAFNLALIYQNSGSPDLARMYMYKYIQI; encoded by the exons ATGGATTCAcg GCATCAAGCAAAAGCTTCGTCCAACCCTAAAGCT ATGAATTCAAGTATCAAGATATCAGAGCTAAGTGGAAGAGATCAtgtggaggaagaagatgaagaacaacagGGGGACTCGCAACAAAATGCATATACAGATCTTATGAAT ATGGCTCCCCTAAATACTGCTATGACTGAGCTCCTAGAACGAGGGGAGCTTCCAGTAGGGGCAATTACGTCGGCACATGTGGGATCCACGGAAGAAGTTTTAGGGCTTCCCTAT ATGGAGTCATGTGTTACGATACCAGAACTAGGAGGGACAGACCATGTTGAGGTAGAGATGATTGAGGCCGAACCTGGCGACAacgatgaaaatgaatatgaagatggGCAGCAAAATGAATACACAAAGCTGCTGAAT ATGGAGCCAATGAGTGCATCTATGACTGAGTTTCTGGAACATGCTCAGCTAGGTGAAGGTTCCTCAACAGCTTCGACATCAGCTATTTCAGATGAAGCAGAAGTATTAGGGCTGACACAT TCCATTCCAACAATTGAAGCTGATGATGTTGGGGAAGAGAGCTATTTAGGAATGACTGCCGTTGAAGCAGCAGGCGAGGAaacagaagatgatgaagatacaCTGACGGAACCCCTTGACAAACAGAGCCAGGAAGAGCTCATAAATCGCCTCATGACAGATGGAATGTCCTTTTCTGAG GTTGCAGCTCTGTGGGGTGAGGATGCTGATGCTGATAGCGATGTGGAGGATACGCCAGCAATGGCACTGAAtaaaacggaggagaaggaggatcacGCAGCGGAATTCGAGAAGGAATTAAATGAACAGCAAAG ATATCAGTTGAAGCGCAAAGGTGGTggagagaagaggcgaagaaGGCGTCTGCCGGCTGCCCTCCAGGGTCTGATGGGAGAAGCCAATCTGCGTTATGCTCGGCAGGAGTATGACGAAGCTATCAAAATGTGCATGGAAGTCATTCGCCAGTTTTCTCATTCTCCAGAGCCGTACCAA ACACTAGGCATGATctatgaggagaagaagatggcAAACAAGAGTCTGCAGTTTCTGCTAATTGCTGCATTCCTCAGCCCTGATGCTGAGGAGTGGGAGAAATTGGCTGATTTGTCACTGCACCAG GGTGACTTCCAACAAGCCGTGTTCTGTTGGGGTCGAGCCATAAAAGCAAACCCCCAGAACCTTGACTACCACTGGGCTCGCTGCGACCTCTTGGAGCGCctaggagaaaaaatgaaggcaCTGAAGGGGTATTCCCACATGCTGAAGTACTTGAGAACTGACCAGGGCAAG GATGGATTAAAGCTAGCCAAAGAGATTGCAAAGATACACTATGAGAATAAAGATGTCCACTTAGCCCGAGATGCTATGGAAACCGCCTTCAGGAAGTACCCATCCTATGTTACCCCAGAGGATGTGAACTTAATGCTTGAGGTGTTAATGCATCAACAGGAGTATACAAAGTGTATAGAGATTCTTATCAATCATGCAGGAGTTCAGCTTTTGAACAAG caTGTTGGTGAAGAGGAATTCCACAGTCGCAGTTTAGAGGAGCAGTTATCCCAGGCAACTGAGTGTTATGTTCCTGCAGACTTATTGATTGATCTTCATACAAAATTGACTGTGTCCCTGATTCATGTGAAAGCATTTGAAATCAGTGCACCACTGGTTGAGCAGCTGATGAA TGAGTCAGTGGAGGAATTTGGTGACCTGTATTTAGACATTGCTGAAGCCTACATGGATGTTGATTTCCACGAAGCTGCCCTCCAACTGCTGCGTCCACTCATCAACTCGGATCACTATAATGTTGCTGCTGTTTGGCTTCAGTATGGGGAGAGTTTGGCAGCTGTTGACCAGATGGAGGAAGCTGCTGAGGCATACAATAAG GTGGTGAGACTGGCGCCGCAGCATGCCGAAGCCCGTCtgactctctcctccatcctgcAGTCGCTTGGCCGCCTGGATGAAGCTCTCCTCATCCTGAACCAAGAGAGTGACTTTGAGCCTTTGGACTCGCAGCTCCTCTTCCAGCGATGCAAGATCCTGCTTGATCAGAACCTTGTTGATGAATTCATTAATGCTGCTAAATTGCTGTTCAGGAGGCATTTTATTCACATTAG AAATCGAGATGAGGCAGAAGCCATGATCAGCAACAAGAAGCTGAGCAACAAATACGAGGCCATCAGAGAACTCCGGCGGTCCAAGAATGAGAGTCTGGAGGACAATGGACCAGCTTACACAGGGCCAGATGTGTCCATAGAAGATCAGTGGGAACTCTTTACCAGTGTGTGTAATATCCTTCATGAAAAGAAGAG GTTTGAAGAACTAGAAAGGATGACTTTCACAGCTCTTGGGTCTAAAGAATTTATGAAGGACAAGGAACGTGCAAGAGAGGTCGAGTTCATGTGCCTCTTAGCCTGTATCTACAATGAAAGCTCCTACTTTGCCTACAACATTATGAGAGAGCTGGTGATCAAGAACCCTGAGAATGTGAGATGCTGGAACCTCCTCAACCTCATCATCTCCAAAGCAGACGACTTCCGCCACAACCGTTTCCTGCTTCGCCTGACCCACAAACACCCAGACCTGGTGGCCCTGGGATTGCTCAACGGCCACAACTGTTTGGTGGCTGGCACCTACAAATATTCCTTAGCAGAGTACACAGGTGCCTTCAAGCAAGACCCAAGCAACCCCCTCATTCCACTCATGCTTGGACTGACATTCACCCACATGGCCTGCCAGAAATTCAGTGGGAAAAAGCACTCGCTGGTCGTGCAAGCCTGCGCATTCTTAAATACTTACGTTGAGATGCGCGGAGAGTGTCAGGAATCAATGTACAACTTGGGACGAGCCATGCACCAGCTGAATCTTCTCCCACAGGCTATCCACTACTACAAGCAAGCTCTTACCTGCCAGCCCGTTGCATCACTGGAAGGAGGCCCTATGTTAGACCTCTCAAGGGAAATTGCATTTAACCTTGCATTGATATATCAGAACAGTGGCTCTCCAGATTTGGcaagaatgtatatgtacaagtacataCAAATTTAG
- the LOC125048268 gene encoding general transcription factor 3C polypeptide 3-like isoform X3 — protein MDSRHQAKASSNPKAMNSSIKISELSGRDHVEEEDEEQQGDSQQNAYTDLMNMESCVTIPELGGTDHVEVEMIEAEPGDNDENEYEDGQQNEYTKLLNMEPMSASMTEFLEHAQLGEGSSTASTSAISDEAEVLGLTHSIPTIEADDVGEESYLGMTAVEAAGEETEDDEDTLTEPLDKQSQEELINRLMTDGMSFSEVAALWGEDADADSDVEDTPAMALNKTEEKEDHAAEFEKELNEQQRYQLKRKGGGEKRRRRRLPAALQGLMGEANLRYARQEYDEAIKMCMEVIRQFSHSPEPYQTLGMIYEEKKMANKSLQFLLIAAFLSPDAEEWEKLADLSLHQGDFQQAVFCWGRAIKANPQNLDYHWARCDLLERLGEKMKALKGYSHMLKYLRTDQGKDGLKLAKEIAKIHYENKDVHLARDAMETAFRKYPSYVTPEDVNLMLEVLMHQQEYTKCIEILINHAGVQLLNKHVGEEEFHSRSLEEQLSQATECYVPADLLIDLHTKLTVSLIHVKAFEISAPLVEQLMNESVEEFGDLYLDIAEAYMDVDFHEAALQLLRPLINSDHYNVAAVWLQYGESLAAVDQMEEAAEAYNKVVRLAPQHAEARLTLSSILQSLGRLDEALLILNQESDFEPLDSQLLFQRCKILLDQNLVDEFINAAKLLFRRHFIHIRNRDEAEAMISNKKLSNKYEAIRELRRSKNESLEDNGPAYTGPDVSIEDQWELFTSVCNILHEKKRFEELERMTFTALGSKEFMKDKERAREVEFMCLLACIYNESSYFAYNIMRELVIKNPENVRCWNLLNLIISKADDFRHNRFLLRLTHKHPDLVALGLLNGHNCLVAGTYKYSLAEYTGAFKQDPSNPLIPLMLGLTFTHMACQKFSGKKHSLVVQACAFLNTYVEMRGECQESMYNLGRAMHQLNLLPQAIHYYKQALTCQPVASLEGGPMLDLSREIAFNLALIYQNSGSPDLARMYMYKYIQI, from the exons ATGGATTCAcg GCATCAAGCAAAAGCTTCGTCCAACCCTAAAGCT ATGAATTCAAGTATCAAGATATCAGAGCTAAGTGGAAGAGATCAtgtggaggaagaagatgaagaacaacagGGGGACTCGCAACAAAATGCATATACAGATCTTATGAAT ATGGAGTCATGTGTTACGATACCAGAACTAGGAGGGACAGACCATGTTGAGGTAGAGATGATTGAGGCCGAACCTGGCGACAacgatgaaaatgaatatgaagatggGCAGCAAAATGAATACACAAAGCTGCTGAAT ATGGAGCCAATGAGTGCATCTATGACTGAGTTTCTGGAACATGCTCAGCTAGGTGAAGGTTCCTCAACAGCTTCGACATCAGCTATTTCAGATGAAGCAGAAGTATTAGGGCTGACACAT TCCATTCCAACAATTGAAGCTGATGATGTTGGGGAAGAGAGCTATTTAGGAATGACTGCCGTTGAAGCAGCAGGCGAGGAaacagaagatgatgaagatacaCTGACGGAACCCCTTGACAAACAGAGCCAGGAAGAGCTCATAAATCGCCTCATGACAGATGGAATGTCCTTTTCTGAG GTTGCAGCTCTGTGGGGTGAGGATGCTGATGCTGATAGCGATGTGGAGGATACGCCAGCAATGGCACTGAAtaaaacggaggagaaggaggatcacGCAGCGGAATTCGAGAAGGAATTAAATGAACAGCAAAG ATATCAGTTGAAGCGCAAAGGTGGTggagagaagaggcgaagaaGGCGTCTGCCGGCTGCCCTCCAGGGTCTGATGGGAGAAGCCAATCTGCGTTATGCTCGGCAGGAGTATGACGAAGCTATCAAAATGTGCATGGAAGTCATTCGCCAGTTTTCTCATTCTCCAGAGCCGTACCAA ACACTAGGCATGATctatgaggagaagaagatggcAAACAAGAGTCTGCAGTTTCTGCTAATTGCTGCATTCCTCAGCCCTGATGCTGAGGAGTGGGAGAAATTGGCTGATTTGTCACTGCACCAG GGTGACTTCCAACAAGCCGTGTTCTGTTGGGGTCGAGCCATAAAAGCAAACCCCCAGAACCTTGACTACCACTGGGCTCGCTGCGACCTCTTGGAGCGCctaggagaaaaaatgaaggcaCTGAAGGGGTATTCCCACATGCTGAAGTACTTGAGAACTGACCAGGGCAAG GATGGATTAAAGCTAGCCAAAGAGATTGCAAAGATACACTATGAGAATAAAGATGTCCACTTAGCCCGAGATGCTATGGAAACCGCCTTCAGGAAGTACCCATCCTATGTTACCCCAGAGGATGTGAACTTAATGCTTGAGGTGTTAATGCATCAACAGGAGTATACAAAGTGTATAGAGATTCTTATCAATCATGCAGGAGTTCAGCTTTTGAACAAG caTGTTGGTGAAGAGGAATTCCACAGTCGCAGTTTAGAGGAGCAGTTATCCCAGGCAACTGAGTGTTATGTTCCTGCAGACTTATTGATTGATCTTCATACAAAATTGACTGTGTCCCTGATTCATGTGAAAGCATTTGAAATCAGTGCACCACTGGTTGAGCAGCTGATGAA TGAGTCAGTGGAGGAATTTGGTGACCTGTATTTAGACATTGCTGAAGCCTACATGGATGTTGATTTCCACGAAGCTGCCCTCCAACTGCTGCGTCCACTCATCAACTCGGATCACTATAATGTTGCTGCTGTTTGGCTTCAGTATGGGGAGAGTTTGGCAGCTGTTGACCAGATGGAGGAAGCTGCTGAGGCATACAATAAG GTGGTGAGACTGGCGCCGCAGCATGCCGAAGCCCGTCtgactctctcctccatcctgcAGTCGCTTGGCCGCCTGGATGAAGCTCTCCTCATCCTGAACCAAGAGAGTGACTTTGAGCCTTTGGACTCGCAGCTCCTCTTCCAGCGATGCAAGATCCTGCTTGATCAGAACCTTGTTGATGAATTCATTAATGCTGCTAAATTGCTGTTCAGGAGGCATTTTATTCACATTAG AAATCGAGATGAGGCAGAAGCCATGATCAGCAACAAGAAGCTGAGCAACAAATACGAGGCCATCAGAGAACTCCGGCGGTCCAAGAATGAGAGTCTGGAGGACAATGGACCAGCTTACACAGGGCCAGATGTGTCCATAGAAGATCAGTGGGAACTCTTTACCAGTGTGTGTAATATCCTTCATGAAAAGAAGAG GTTTGAAGAACTAGAAAGGATGACTTTCACAGCTCTTGGGTCTAAAGAATTTATGAAGGACAAGGAACGTGCAAGAGAGGTCGAGTTCATGTGCCTCTTAGCCTGTATCTACAATGAAAGCTCCTACTTTGCCTACAACATTATGAGAGAGCTGGTGATCAAGAACCCTGAGAATGTGAGATGCTGGAACCTCCTCAACCTCATCATCTCCAAAGCAGACGACTTCCGCCACAACCGTTTCCTGCTTCGCCTGACCCACAAACACCCAGACCTGGTGGCCCTGGGATTGCTCAACGGCCACAACTGTTTGGTGGCTGGCACCTACAAATATTCCTTAGCAGAGTACACAGGTGCCTTCAAGCAAGACCCAAGCAACCCCCTCATTCCACTCATGCTTGGACTGACATTCACCCACATGGCCTGCCAGAAATTCAGTGGGAAAAAGCACTCGCTGGTCGTGCAAGCCTGCGCATTCTTAAATACTTACGTTGAGATGCGCGGAGAGTGTCAGGAATCAATGTACAACTTGGGACGAGCCATGCACCAGCTGAATCTTCTCCCACAGGCTATCCACTACTACAAGCAAGCTCTTACCTGCCAGCCCGTTGCATCACTGGAAGGAGGCCCTATGTTAGACCTCTCAAGGGAAATTGCATTTAACCTTGCATTGATATATCAGAACAGTGGCTCTCCAGATTTGGcaagaatgtatatgtacaagtacataCAAATTTAG